A single genomic interval of Chryseobacterium paludis harbors:
- a CDS encoding M16 family metallopeptidase, translating to MNFFKRITIASSIAAASFSGYAFGQDFQWKEATSKGYTYRYVTNDPTSARYYTLKNGLTVILSPTTKDPRIQAYIATKAGSKTDPADHTGLAHYLEHMLFKGTDRFGSKDWAKEKPLLDQIDALYEKYNQTKDESKRKEIYKEIDKVSGEAAKYAIANEYDKLMSGMGADGTNAFTSFEQTVYTEDIPANVTDKFLAVQAERFRQPVLRLFHTELEAVYEEKNRGLDSDSRKVSEAMFAAIFPNNNYGKQTTIGTVEHLKNPSLKAIREYFDNYYVPNNMGIIMSGDFNPDEMITKIDKDFSYMKSKAIPVYNIGQEKPITAPITKEVFGPNPENITIGFRFPGATTKDARLLNLIGSMLTNGQAGLIDLDLIKKQKLLGAYAFPYVLKDYSVLFLQGNPTEGQSLDQVKALLLQEIDKLRKGEFSDDLIQSIVNNERKNIIQNNEKYSSRASTLMDEFTSDIDHKAALEYVEEISKLTKKDIMDFTSKYLQDNNYVAVYKRKGEDKNIVKVDKPTITPVSVNRDDQSDFVKKINEMPEAAISPVWLNFDKDIAKNKLGGVDVLSVKNTDNELFRLYYYFDSGKWNNKMLPLAAEYLQYLGTKNKSSEAISKEFYKLASSFSVGAGNEETYVTLEGLNENFDKTAALFEDLIKNCEADQSALDSYKARLKKSRANAKQNKGTIMSGLRSYAQYGAQNPFNNVLSDAELDALKAEDLIKILHDLFNYKHKVLYYGPKSGSEAVASLNPIHKLPATLKEMPKSKTFAQIATDKNKVLFAHYDMVQAEVFWVRNGDAYNSAITPTVSLFNNYFGGGMGSIVFQTIRESKALAYSTYSYFSLPSKKEDKDIITAYVGTQADKFNESTTAMNELLTTLPQSQQLFETAKSGLKKSIASERITQDGIIFTYLRAQKLGNMSDIRRNVYEQAPKLAFTDINSFHDKEMKGKNYTYCLVASQDKVNEADMQKLGEVKKLNLTEIFGY from the coding sequence ATGAATTTTTTCAAAAGAATTACCATTGCATCCAGTATTGCTGCTGCAAGTTTTAGTGGTTATGCTTTCGGACAGGATTTCCAATGGAAGGAAGCTACATCCAAAGGTTATACCTATCGGTATGTAACCAACGATCCTACTTCAGCAAGATATTATACATTAAAAAACGGGTTAACAGTTATTTTAAGCCCTACGACTAAAGATCCGAGAATCCAGGCTTATATTGCTACCAAAGCAGGAAGTAAAACAGACCCGGCGGATCATACAGGTCTTGCTCATTATCTGGAACACATGCTTTTCAAAGGAACTGACAGGTTTGGTTCTAAAGACTGGGCAAAAGAAAAACCTTTGTTAGATCAAATTGATGCTCTTTATGAAAAATACAATCAGACTAAAGATGAATCCAAGAGAAAGGAAATCTACAAAGAAATAGATAAAGTTTCCGGAGAAGCAGCAAAATATGCCATTGCCAATGAGTATGATAAATTGATGTCCGGAATGGGAGCTGACGGAACCAATGCCTTTACTTCTTTTGAACAAACAGTATATACTGAAGACATTCCAGCGAATGTTACAGATAAATTCTTAGCCGTTCAGGCTGAAAGATTCAGACAACCGGTTTTAAGACTTTTCCATACTGAGCTTGAAGCTGTTTATGAGGAAAAAAACAGAGGACTGGACAGTGATTCAAGAAAAGTTTCTGAAGCAATGTTTGCTGCTATTTTCCCTAATAACAATTATGGAAAACAAACAACAATAGGAACTGTTGAGCATTTAAAAAATCCATCTTTAAAAGCGATCAGAGAGTATTTCGATAATTACTATGTACCTAACAATATGGGAATCATCATGTCCGGAGACTTTAATCCCGACGAAATGATTACAAAAATTGATAAGGACTTCTCTTATATGAAGTCTAAAGCAATCCCAGTATATAATATTGGTCAGGAAAAACCAATTACAGCGCCTATTACGAAAGAGGTTTTTGGACCGAATCCTGAAAACATAACAATAGGTTTCAGATTTCCGGGTGCTACTACAAAAGATGCCAGACTTCTTAATCTAATAGGAAGTATGCTAACAAACGGACAAGCAGGTCTTATCGATCTGGATCTGATAAAAAAACAAAAACTGTTGGGAGCATATGCTTTTCCATATGTTTTAAAAGATTATTCTGTTCTTTTCTTACAGGGAAACCCTACGGAAGGGCAATCTTTGGATCAGGTTAAAGCTTTATTACTTCAGGAAATTGATAAACTAAGAAAAGGAGAATTCTCTGATGATCTTATTCAGTCCATTGTAAATAACGAAAGAAAAAATATCATTCAGAATAACGAAAAATATTCTTCCAGAGCGAGTACATTAATGGATGAATTCACTTCTGATATTGATCATAAGGCAGCTTTGGAATATGTGGAGGAAATATCCAAGCTTACGAAAAAAGATATTATGGATTTCACTTCAAAATATCTTCAGGACAACAATTATGTTGCTGTTTATAAAAGAAAAGGAGAAGATAAAAATATTGTAAAAGTTGATAAACCTACAATTACTCCGGTATCTGTAAACAGAGATGATCAATCTGATTTTGTAAAAAAAATCAACGAGATGCCTGAAGCGGCTATCTCTCCGGTTTGGCTGAATTTCGACAAAGATATTGCCAAGAATAAATTAGGAGGTGTCGATGTTCTTTCGGTAAAAAATACTGATAATGAGCTGTTCAGACTTTATTATTATTTTGATTCCGGAAAATGGAATAACAAGATGCTTCCTTTAGCTGCGGAATATCTGCAGTATTTAGGAACAAAAAATAAATCTTCTGAGGCAATCAGTAAAGAATTTTACAAATTAGCATCAAGTTTCAGTGTTGGTGCCGGTAATGAAGAAACATACGTTACATTAGAAGGTTTAAATGAAAACTTTGACAAAACAGCTGCGTTGTTTGAGGATTTAATTAAAAACTGTGAGGCCGATCAAAGTGCTTTAGATTCTTATAAAGCAAGATTGAAAAAGTCAAGAGCGAATGCTAAACAAAATAAGGGAACTATTATGTCCGGCTTAAGAAGTTACGCACAGTATGGAGCTCAAAACCCTTTCAACAATGTACTAAGTGATGCAGAGCTTGACGCTTTAAAGGCTGAAGATCTTATCAAAATACTTCATGACCTGTTTAATTACAAGCATAAAGTGCTTTATTACGGTCCAAAATCAGGAAGTGAGGCAGTTGCATCTCTGAACCCGATCCACAAACTTCCTGCTACTTTAAAAGAGATGCCGAAGTCTAAAACATTTGCACAGATTGCAACAGATAAGAACAAAGTATTGTTTGCTCATTACGATATGGTTCAGGCTGAAGTTTTCTGGGTAAGAAATGGAGATGCCTACAATTCAGCAATTACACCTACCGTAAGCTTATTCAATAACTACTTTGGTGGTGGAATGGGTTCTATTGTATTTCAAACAATCAGAGAATCTAAAGCTTTAGCATATTCTACTTATAGCTATTTCTCTCTTCCAAGCAAAAAAGAAGATAAAGATATTATAACAGCTTATGTAGGAACACAGGCAGATAAATTCAATGAGTCTACTACTGCAATGAATGAACTTCTTACTACTCTGCCACAGTCTCAGCAATTATTTGAAACTGCTAAAAGTGGATTGAAGAAATCCATTGCTTCTGAAAGAATCACTCAGGACGGGATCATCTTCACCTATTTAAGAGCTCAAAAGCTTGGTAATATGAGTGATATAAGAAGGAATGTATATGAACAGGCTCCAAAATTAGCATTTACCGACATCAACAGTTTCCACGATAAGGAAATGAAAGGTAAAAATTATACCTATTGTCTGGTCGCTTCTCAAGACAAAGTAAATGAAGCCGATATGCAAAAGTTAGGCGAGGTGAAAAAACTCAACTTAACTGAAATATTCGGTTACTAA
- a CDS encoding pyridoxal phosphate-dependent aminotransferase, whose product MDKLSDRVKRLGYSQTFVMSNKAREMKANGIDVISLTLGEPDFDVPDNIKQAAFDAINQNFSHYSPVPGFLELREAIAYKLKRDNNIEYKPTQICVSNGAKQAILNVLAAIINDGDEVILPTPYWVSYDEMVKMMGGNSVMVSTSYVTDFKITAEQLEEAITDKTKAILFSSPCNPSGGYYTYDELKSLAQVIAKYPQVTVISDEIYEFINYETKTASIAQFLEIYEQTAVINGMSKAFAMTGWRIGYSACPEWLAKACEKVQGQMTSGANTMAQRASITALKTDPSEYRYMIDAFKKRRDLVYGLITEIPGFKVLLPKAAFYFFPDISHYIGKTLDGNEIKDADDFAMFILENAHVGCVGGVSFGSPECIRFSYAASEDDLREAMRRIKELLQKFN is encoded by the coding sequence ATGGACAAACTTTCAGATAGAGTAAAAAGATTAGGTTACTCCCAAACTTTCGTAATGTCTAATAAGGCCAGAGAAATGAAAGCCAACGGAATAGACGTTATCAGTTTAACTCTCGGCGAACCGGATTTTGATGTTCCCGACAACATAAAACAAGCGGCATTCGACGCTATTAATCAAAATTTCAGTCACTACTCTCCCGTTCCCGGCTTTTTGGAACTTCGTGAAGCGATTGCTTACAAATTAAAGAGAGATAACAATATAGAATACAAGCCTACCCAAATTTGTGTTTCCAATGGTGCAAAACAAGCTATTTTAAATGTTTTGGCAGCTATTATCAATGATGGAGATGAAGTTATTCTTCCAACGCCATACTGGGTAAGCTATGATGAAATGGTAAAAATGATGGGTGGAAATTCTGTGATGGTATCCACTTCGTATGTCACTGATTTTAAAATCACTGCCGAACAATTAGAAGAGGCCATTACTGATAAAACCAAGGCTATCCTATTCAGCTCACCTTGTAATCCTTCTGGAGGTTATTACACTTATGACGAACTGAAATCTTTAGCGCAGGTTATTGCAAAATATCCACAGGTTACAGTAATTTCTGATGAGATCTATGAGTTCATCAATTATGAAACTAAAACAGCATCTATTGCTCAGTTTCTTGAGATATATGAACAAACTGCCGTGATCAATGGTATGTCAAAAGCTTTTGCAATGACAGGCTGGAGAATCGGATATTCTGCATGCCCGGAATGGCTTGCAAAAGCTTGTGAAAAAGTTCAGGGACAGATGACCAGTGGAGCTAATACAATGGCACAAAGAGCCTCTATAACAGCATTAAAAACCGACCCTTCAGAATACAGATACATGATCGATGCTTTCAAAAAAAGAAGGGATCTTGTGTATGGTCTAATTACTGAAATTCCGGGATTCAAAGTTCTTTTACCAAAAGCAGCGTTTTATTTCTTTCCTGATATCTCCCATTATATTGGTAAAACCTTAGATGGAAATGAAATCAAAGATGCCGATGATTTTGCGATGTTCATTTTAGAAAATGCCCATGTAGGTTGTGTAGGTGGTGTTTCATTCGGAAGTCCGGAATGCATCAGATTCTCGTATGCTGCATCAGAAGATGATTTAAGGGAAGCGATGAGAAGGATTAAAGAGTTATTACAGAAATTTAACTAA